A genomic stretch from Malus domestica chromosome 15, GDT2T_hap1 includes:
- the LOC103400113 gene encoding K(+) efflux antiporter 6-like isoform X1, which yields MLRRSASSSSFGFLAVVVPALLLLSSDLLFSLSLADPLAAADDSVTEADLLLNANATESNVSLSKPKEGSFADMIDKALENEFKENDQNEATDPGSFNNSVAGQQAVLETVARVKSKKNETKEEKINRSFQLHDVFNLDNDNRGEDTPTLIDRKDNVFIISNFKSKYPVLQLDLRLISDLVVVIVSATCGGIAFACAGQPVISGYLLAGSVIGPGGFNFVSEMVQVETVAQFGVIFLLFALGLEFSTAKLRVVRAVAVPGGLLQIFLFMCLCGITASLCGGKVSEGIFVGVFLSMSSTAVVLKFLMEKNSTNALHGQVTIGTLILQDCAVGLLFALLPVLGGTSGILQGVISMAKLMVTLITFLAVLSISSRTCVPWLLKLMISLSSQTNELYQLASVAFCLLVAWCSDKLGLSLELGSFAAGVMISTTDLAQHTLEQIEPIRNLFAALFLASIGMLIHVQFLWNHVDILLASVILVIIIKTIIITMVVKGFGYNNKTSFLVGISLAQIGEFAFVLLSRASNLHLVEGKLYLLLLGTTALSLVTTPFLFKLIPGLVHLGVLLRWFPPDGAVEIGFKGDNLRSDSGKRVILMVRESHDS from the exons ATGTTGAGAAGAAGCGCGTCCTCCTCCTCGTTCGGCTTCCTCGCCGTTGTCGTCCCTGCTCTGCTGCTTCTGAGCTCAGATTTGCTTTTCTCACTCTCGCTCGCTGACCCGCTCGCTGCTGCTGACGACTCGGTCACTGAAGCAGATCTCCTCCTCAACGCCAACGCCACCGAGTCCAATGTCTCGCTCTCTAAGCCCAAAGAAGGAAGCTTTGCGGATATGATCGATAAAGCTCTGGAGAACGAGTTCAAAGAGAATGATCAGAACGAAG CTACTGATCCTGGAAGTTTCAACAACAGCGTAGCCGGCCAGCAG GCAGTTTTGGAAACAGTTGCGAGAGTAAAGTCGAAGAAAAATGAGACGAAAGAAGAAAA AATAAACAGGTCGTTTCAACTACATGATGTTTTCAATCTGGATAATGATAATAGAGGTGAAGATACACCAACGCTGATTGATCGCAAG gaCAATGTCTTcattatatcaaattttaaatcaaaatatCCAGTGCTGCAACTAGACTTGAG ATTAATATCAGATTTGGTGGTCGTTATTGTATCTGCAACCTGTGGTGGCATTGCCTTTGCTTGCGCTGGACAACCG GTTATTAGTGGATATTTGCTAGCTGGATCTGTTATTGGACCTGGAGGTTTCAACTTCGTCAGTGAAATGGTTCAA GTTGAAACTGTGGCTCAGTTTGGGgtaatctttcttcttttcgcTCTGGGCCTGGAGTTCTCCACAGCAAAG CTTCGAGTTGTTCGAGCAGTTGCTGTTCCAGGAGGGCTGCTACAAATCTTCCTATTTATGTGCCTGTGTGGTATTACCGCCTCA TTATGTGGTGGTAAAGTTTCTGAGGGGATATTTGTTGGCGTGTTCCTTTCTATGTCTTCAACAGCAGTG GTGTTAAAATTTTTGATGGAAAAGAACTCCACTAATGCCCTTCATGGCCAAGTCACCATTGGCACCCTTATTCTGCAG GATTGTGCTGTGGGTTTGCTGTTTGCTTTGCTTCCAGTTCTGGGTGGGACTTCGGGTATTCTTCAAGGAGTGATATCTATGGCTAAGCT GATGGTGACGTTGATTACATTTTTGGCTGTTCTTTCTATTTCATCTCGTACTTGTGTTCCTTGGTTACTTAAATTGATGATAAGTTTATCTTCACAG ACCAATGAACTCTACCAATTGGCATCAGTCGCTTTCTGCTTGCTTGTTGCCTGG TGTAGTGATAAGCTGGGACTAAGTCTGGAACTGGGTTCCTTCGCTGCGGGAGTGATGATATCAACAACTGATCTTGCACAACATACTCTAGAACAA ATTGAACCCATCCGCAACCTTTTTGCTGCTCTTTTTCTTGCCAGCATCGGGATGCTAATCCATGTTCAATTTCTCTGGAACCATGTTGATATATTACTAGCATCTGTTATATTAGTTATCATCATAAAAACAATTATTATCACCATGGTTGTCAAGGGATTTGgttacaacaacaaaacatcATTTCTT GTTGGAATTTCTCTGGCACAGATAGGCGAATTTGCTTTTGTTCTTCTAAGTCGTGCCTCTAATCTCCATCTAGTCGAG GGGAAATTATATCTGCTGCTTCTTGGAACCACAGCTCTTAGTCTG GTGACCACTCCTTTTCTATTCAAGCTAATTCCTGGTTTAGTGCATCTTGGTGTGCTTTTAAGATGGTTCCCTCCTGATGGTGCTGTTGAG ATTGGTTTTAAAGGAGATAACCTTCGCTCAGATAGTGGCAAACGTGTCATTTTGATGGTCCGAGAATCGCATGATTCGTGA
- the LOC103400113 gene encoding K(+) efflux antiporter 6-like isoform X2 — protein sequence MLRRSASSSSFGFLAVVVPALLLLSSDLLFSLSLADPLAAADDSVTEADLLLNANATESNVSLSKPKEGSFADMIDKALENEFKENDQNEATDPGSFNNSVAGQQAVLETVARVKSKKNETKEEKSFQLHDVFNLDNDNRGEDTPTLIDRKDNVFIISNFKSKYPVLQLDLRLISDLVVVIVSATCGGIAFACAGQPVISGYLLAGSVIGPGGFNFVSEMVQVETVAQFGVIFLLFALGLEFSTAKLRVVRAVAVPGGLLQIFLFMCLCGITASLCGGKVSEGIFVGVFLSMSSTAVVLKFLMEKNSTNALHGQVTIGTLILQDCAVGLLFALLPVLGGTSGILQGVISMAKLMVTLITFLAVLSISSRTCVPWLLKLMISLSSQTNELYQLASVAFCLLVAWCSDKLGLSLELGSFAAGVMISTTDLAQHTLEQIEPIRNLFAALFLASIGMLIHVQFLWNHVDILLASVILVIIIKTIIITMVVKGFGYNNKTSFLVGISLAQIGEFAFVLLSRASNLHLVEGKLYLLLLGTTALSLVTTPFLFKLIPGLVHLGVLLRWFPPDGAVEIGFKGDNLRSDSGKRVILMVRESHDS from the exons ATGTTGAGAAGAAGCGCGTCCTCCTCCTCGTTCGGCTTCCTCGCCGTTGTCGTCCCTGCTCTGCTGCTTCTGAGCTCAGATTTGCTTTTCTCACTCTCGCTCGCTGACCCGCTCGCTGCTGCTGACGACTCGGTCACTGAAGCAGATCTCCTCCTCAACGCCAACGCCACCGAGTCCAATGTCTCGCTCTCTAAGCCCAAAGAAGGAAGCTTTGCGGATATGATCGATAAAGCTCTGGAGAACGAGTTCAAAGAGAATGATCAGAACGAAG CTACTGATCCTGGAAGTTTCAACAACAGCGTAGCCGGCCAGCAG GCAGTTTTGGAAACAGTTGCGAGAGTAAAGTCGAAGAAAAATGAGACGAAAGAAGAAAA GTCGTTTCAACTACATGATGTTTTCAATCTGGATAATGATAATAGAGGTGAAGATACACCAACGCTGATTGATCGCAAG gaCAATGTCTTcattatatcaaattttaaatcaaaatatCCAGTGCTGCAACTAGACTTGAG ATTAATATCAGATTTGGTGGTCGTTATTGTATCTGCAACCTGTGGTGGCATTGCCTTTGCTTGCGCTGGACAACCG GTTATTAGTGGATATTTGCTAGCTGGATCTGTTATTGGACCTGGAGGTTTCAACTTCGTCAGTGAAATGGTTCAA GTTGAAACTGTGGCTCAGTTTGGGgtaatctttcttcttttcgcTCTGGGCCTGGAGTTCTCCACAGCAAAG CTTCGAGTTGTTCGAGCAGTTGCTGTTCCAGGAGGGCTGCTACAAATCTTCCTATTTATGTGCCTGTGTGGTATTACCGCCTCA TTATGTGGTGGTAAAGTTTCTGAGGGGATATTTGTTGGCGTGTTCCTTTCTATGTCTTCAACAGCAGTG GTGTTAAAATTTTTGATGGAAAAGAACTCCACTAATGCCCTTCATGGCCAAGTCACCATTGGCACCCTTATTCTGCAG GATTGTGCTGTGGGTTTGCTGTTTGCTTTGCTTCCAGTTCTGGGTGGGACTTCGGGTATTCTTCAAGGAGTGATATCTATGGCTAAGCT GATGGTGACGTTGATTACATTTTTGGCTGTTCTTTCTATTTCATCTCGTACTTGTGTTCCTTGGTTACTTAAATTGATGATAAGTTTATCTTCACAG ACCAATGAACTCTACCAATTGGCATCAGTCGCTTTCTGCTTGCTTGTTGCCTGG TGTAGTGATAAGCTGGGACTAAGTCTGGAACTGGGTTCCTTCGCTGCGGGAGTGATGATATCAACAACTGATCTTGCACAACATACTCTAGAACAA ATTGAACCCATCCGCAACCTTTTTGCTGCTCTTTTTCTTGCCAGCATCGGGATGCTAATCCATGTTCAATTTCTCTGGAACCATGTTGATATATTACTAGCATCTGTTATATTAGTTATCATCATAAAAACAATTATTATCACCATGGTTGTCAAGGGATTTGgttacaacaacaaaacatcATTTCTT GTTGGAATTTCTCTGGCACAGATAGGCGAATTTGCTTTTGTTCTTCTAAGTCGTGCCTCTAATCTCCATCTAGTCGAG GGGAAATTATATCTGCTGCTTCTTGGAACCACAGCTCTTAGTCTG GTGACCACTCCTTTTCTATTCAAGCTAATTCCTGGTTTAGTGCATCTTGGTGTGCTTTTAAGATGGTTCCCTCCTGATGGTGCTGTTGAG ATTGGTTTTAAAGGAGATAACCTTCGCTCAGATAGTGGCAAACGTGTCATTTTGATGGTCCGAGAATCGCATGATTCGTGA
- the LOC108171129 gene encoding uncharacterized mitochondrial protein AtMg00810-like — translation MDVKNAFLNGELEEEVYMKLPSGHPQYSDPELVCKLHKSIYELKQSPRAWYSKLSSVLEKVGFKRSNADSSLFVRICPSETLVVLIYVDDLIVTGDKASEIVLLKNTLKKKFAIKDLGTLKYFLGIEMATSKKGMFLNQRKYILDLLQEADMLDCKPASTPLDYKHKMTMDEETLTDISYYQRLVGRLIYLTITRPDLAFVVSLGSQFMHSPTMDHLQVVKRILRYLKGYVGRGLLMQNNVHTHILGYTDADWACNSLDRKSTTGFCIFVGGNMVQSNIIQTRYTPSSCQFADLFTKPLATAVFQGPLSKLGSINLLDPSLRGSVEIDQSHKYGL, via the exons atggatgttaaaaatgcatttctgaatggtgaacttgaagaagaagtttaCATGAAACTTCCTTCTGGTCATCCTCAATACAGTGACCCCGAGTTGGTATGCAAATTGCATAAATCCATTTACGAATTAAAACAATCTCCTCGTGCTTGGTATTCAAAGTTGAGCTCAGTTCTTGAAAAAGTTGGCTTCAAGAGAAGCAATGCAGATTCATCTCTCTTTGTTCGAATTTGTCCCAGTGAAACCCTAGTAGTTCTTATTTATGTGGACGATCTCATTGTCACTGGTGATAAAGCCAGTGAAATTGTGTTACTAAAGAACACCCTCAAGAAGAAGTTTGCCATCAAAGATCTTGGGACACTCAAATATTTCCTTGGCATTGAAATGGCAACTTCTAAGAAGGGAATGTTTTTGAATCAACGGAAGTATATTCTCGATTTGCTTCAAGAAGCTGATATGTTGGATTGCAAGCCTGCCTCTACACCCCTTGACTACAAACACAAAATGACCATGGATGAAGAAACACTCACTGATATCAGTTACTACCAAAGGTTAGTTGGGAGGCTTATTTATCTTACAATAACAAGGCCGGACCTTGCCTTTGTTGTCAGCCTTGggagtcaatttatgcattctcCAACAATGGATCATTTGCAAGTTGTTAAGAGAATATTGCGATACTTGAAAGGTTATGTGGGACGTGGTCTTTTGATGCAAAACAATGTTCACACTCACATTCTTGGTTACACTGACGCGGACTGGGCATGCAACTCCTTGGATCGCAAGTCAACTACTGGTTTCTGTATTTTTGTTGGAGGTAATATG GTTCAATCAAATATCATACAAACTCGTTACACTCCGAGTTCTTGTCAGTTTGCTGATCTCTTCACCAAGCCATTGGCGACTGCCGTGTTTCAAGGTCCTTTGTCCAAGCTTGGATCAATCAATCTCCTCGATCcaagcttgagggggagtgttgaaataGATCAAAGTCACAAGTATGGGTTGTAA
- the LOC103400113 gene encoding K(+) efflux antiporter 6-like isoform X3: protein MLRRSASSSSFGFLAVVVPALLLLSSDLLFSLSLADPLAAADDSVTEADLLLNANATESNVSLSKPKEGSFADMIDKALENEFKENDQNEATDPGSFNNSVAGQQAVLETVARVKSKKNETKEEKINRSFQLHDVFNLDNDNRGEDTPTLIDRKDNVFIISNFKSKYPVLQLDLRLISDLVVVIVSATCGGIAFACAGQPVISGYLLAGSVIGPGGFNFVSEMVQVETVAQFGVIFLLFALGLEFSTAKLRVVRAVAVPGGLLQIFLFMCLCGITASLCGGKVSEGIFVGVFLSMSSTAVVLKFLMEKNSTNALHGQVTIGTLILQDCAVGLLFALLPVLGGTSGILQGVISMAKLMVTLITFLAVLSISSRTCVPWLLKLMISLSSQTNELYQLASVAFCLLVAWCSDKLGLSLELGSFAAGVMISTTDLAQHTLEQVGISLAQIGEFAFVLLSRASNLHLVEGKLYLLLLGTTALSLVTTPFLFKLIPGLVHLGVLLRWFPPDGAVEIGFKGDNLRSDSGKRVILMVRESHDS, encoded by the exons ATGTTGAGAAGAAGCGCGTCCTCCTCCTCGTTCGGCTTCCTCGCCGTTGTCGTCCCTGCTCTGCTGCTTCTGAGCTCAGATTTGCTTTTCTCACTCTCGCTCGCTGACCCGCTCGCTGCTGCTGACGACTCGGTCACTGAAGCAGATCTCCTCCTCAACGCCAACGCCACCGAGTCCAATGTCTCGCTCTCTAAGCCCAAAGAAGGAAGCTTTGCGGATATGATCGATAAAGCTCTGGAGAACGAGTTCAAAGAGAATGATCAGAACGAAG CTACTGATCCTGGAAGTTTCAACAACAGCGTAGCCGGCCAGCAG GCAGTTTTGGAAACAGTTGCGAGAGTAAAGTCGAAGAAAAATGAGACGAAAGAAGAAAA AATAAACAGGTCGTTTCAACTACATGATGTTTTCAATCTGGATAATGATAATAGAGGTGAAGATACACCAACGCTGATTGATCGCAAG gaCAATGTCTTcattatatcaaattttaaatcaaaatatCCAGTGCTGCAACTAGACTTGAG ATTAATATCAGATTTGGTGGTCGTTATTGTATCTGCAACCTGTGGTGGCATTGCCTTTGCTTGCGCTGGACAACCG GTTATTAGTGGATATTTGCTAGCTGGATCTGTTATTGGACCTGGAGGTTTCAACTTCGTCAGTGAAATGGTTCAA GTTGAAACTGTGGCTCAGTTTGGGgtaatctttcttcttttcgcTCTGGGCCTGGAGTTCTCCACAGCAAAG CTTCGAGTTGTTCGAGCAGTTGCTGTTCCAGGAGGGCTGCTACAAATCTTCCTATTTATGTGCCTGTGTGGTATTACCGCCTCA TTATGTGGTGGTAAAGTTTCTGAGGGGATATTTGTTGGCGTGTTCCTTTCTATGTCTTCAACAGCAGTG GTGTTAAAATTTTTGATGGAAAAGAACTCCACTAATGCCCTTCATGGCCAAGTCACCATTGGCACCCTTATTCTGCAG GATTGTGCTGTGGGTTTGCTGTTTGCTTTGCTTCCAGTTCTGGGTGGGACTTCGGGTATTCTTCAAGGAGTGATATCTATGGCTAAGCT GATGGTGACGTTGATTACATTTTTGGCTGTTCTTTCTATTTCATCTCGTACTTGTGTTCCTTGGTTACTTAAATTGATGATAAGTTTATCTTCACAG ACCAATGAACTCTACCAATTGGCATCAGTCGCTTTCTGCTTGCTTGTTGCCTGG TGTAGTGATAAGCTGGGACTAAGTCTGGAACTGGGTTCCTTCGCTGCGGGAGTGATGATATCAACAACTGATCTTGCACAACATACTCTAGAACAA GTTGGAATTTCTCTGGCACAGATAGGCGAATTTGCTTTTGTTCTTCTAAGTCGTGCCTCTAATCTCCATCTAGTCGAG GGGAAATTATATCTGCTGCTTCTTGGAACCACAGCTCTTAGTCTG GTGACCACTCCTTTTCTATTCAAGCTAATTCCTGGTTTAGTGCATCTTGGTGTGCTTTTAAGATGGTTCCCTCCTGATGGTGCTGTTGAG ATTGGTTTTAAAGGAGATAACCTTCGCTCAGATAGTGGCAAACGTGTCATTTTGATGGTCCGAGAATCGCATGATTCGTGA
- the LOC103400113 gene encoding K(+) efflux antiporter 6-like isoform X4 produces MLRRSASSSSFGFLAVVVPALLLLSSDLLFSLSLADPLAAADDSVTEADLLLNANATESNVSLSKPKEGSFADMIDKALENEFKENDQNEATDPGSFNNSVAGQQAVLETVARVKSKKNETKEEKSFQLHDVFNLDNDNRGEDTPTLIDRKDNVFIISNFKSKYPVLQLDLRLISDLVVVIVSATCGGIAFACAGQPVISGYLLAGSVIGPGGFNFVSEMVQVETVAQFGVIFLLFALGLEFSTAKLRVVRAVAVPGGLLQIFLFMCLCGITASLCGGKVSEGIFVGVFLSMSSTAVVLKFLMEKNSTNALHGQVTIGTLILQDCAVGLLFALLPVLGGTSGILQGVISMAKLMVTLITFLAVLSISSRTCVPWLLKLMISLSSQTNELYQLASVAFCLLVAWCSDKLGLSLELGSFAAGVMISTTDLAQHTLEQVGISLAQIGEFAFVLLSRASNLHLVEGKLYLLLLGTTALSLVTTPFLFKLIPGLVHLGVLLRWFPPDGAVEIGFKGDNLRSDSGKRVILMVRESHDS; encoded by the exons ATGTTGAGAAGAAGCGCGTCCTCCTCCTCGTTCGGCTTCCTCGCCGTTGTCGTCCCTGCTCTGCTGCTTCTGAGCTCAGATTTGCTTTTCTCACTCTCGCTCGCTGACCCGCTCGCTGCTGCTGACGACTCGGTCACTGAAGCAGATCTCCTCCTCAACGCCAACGCCACCGAGTCCAATGTCTCGCTCTCTAAGCCCAAAGAAGGAAGCTTTGCGGATATGATCGATAAAGCTCTGGAGAACGAGTTCAAAGAGAATGATCAGAACGAAG CTACTGATCCTGGAAGTTTCAACAACAGCGTAGCCGGCCAGCAG GCAGTTTTGGAAACAGTTGCGAGAGTAAAGTCGAAGAAAAATGAGACGAAAGAAGAAAA GTCGTTTCAACTACATGATGTTTTCAATCTGGATAATGATAATAGAGGTGAAGATACACCAACGCTGATTGATCGCAAG gaCAATGTCTTcattatatcaaattttaaatcaaaatatCCAGTGCTGCAACTAGACTTGAG ATTAATATCAGATTTGGTGGTCGTTATTGTATCTGCAACCTGTGGTGGCATTGCCTTTGCTTGCGCTGGACAACCG GTTATTAGTGGATATTTGCTAGCTGGATCTGTTATTGGACCTGGAGGTTTCAACTTCGTCAGTGAAATGGTTCAA GTTGAAACTGTGGCTCAGTTTGGGgtaatctttcttcttttcgcTCTGGGCCTGGAGTTCTCCACAGCAAAG CTTCGAGTTGTTCGAGCAGTTGCTGTTCCAGGAGGGCTGCTACAAATCTTCCTATTTATGTGCCTGTGTGGTATTACCGCCTCA TTATGTGGTGGTAAAGTTTCTGAGGGGATATTTGTTGGCGTGTTCCTTTCTATGTCTTCAACAGCAGTG GTGTTAAAATTTTTGATGGAAAAGAACTCCACTAATGCCCTTCATGGCCAAGTCACCATTGGCACCCTTATTCTGCAG GATTGTGCTGTGGGTTTGCTGTTTGCTTTGCTTCCAGTTCTGGGTGGGACTTCGGGTATTCTTCAAGGAGTGATATCTATGGCTAAGCT GATGGTGACGTTGATTACATTTTTGGCTGTTCTTTCTATTTCATCTCGTACTTGTGTTCCTTGGTTACTTAAATTGATGATAAGTTTATCTTCACAG ACCAATGAACTCTACCAATTGGCATCAGTCGCTTTCTGCTTGCTTGTTGCCTGG TGTAGTGATAAGCTGGGACTAAGTCTGGAACTGGGTTCCTTCGCTGCGGGAGTGATGATATCAACAACTGATCTTGCACAACATACTCTAGAACAA GTTGGAATTTCTCTGGCACAGATAGGCGAATTTGCTTTTGTTCTTCTAAGTCGTGCCTCTAATCTCCATCTAGTCGAG GGGAAATTATATCTGCTGCTTCTTGGAACCACAGCTCTTAGTCTG GTGACCACTCCTTTTCTATTCAAGCTAATTCCTGGTTTAGTGCATCTTGGTGTGCTTTTAAGATGGTTCCCTCCTGATGGTGCTGTTGAG ATTGGTTTTAAAGGAGATAACCTTCGCTCAGATAGTGGCAAACGTGTCATTTTGATGGTCCGAGAATCGCATGATTCGTGA
- the LOC103415398 gene encoding abscisic acid receptor PYL2-like: MDAGHAPPYGLTLAEFSELEGLIDAYHKFEPSPNTCTSLITQKIEAPAQQIWPLVRNFDNPKKYKHFIKSCNMKGDGGVGSIREVTVVSGLPASTSTERLEILDDEKHIISFRVMGGEHRLNNYRSVTSVNEFVNCDGEEGNNQVYSIVLESYVVDIPGGNTGEDTKMFVDTVIKLNLQKLGVVAMAANVVHGNTGGGHDQS; the protein is encoded by the coding sequence ATGGATGCTGGCCACGCTCCGCCATATGGTCTAACCCTAGCTGAGTTTTCCGAGCTGGAGGGCCTCATCGACGCGTACCACAAATTCGAGCCGTCGCCGAACACATGCACGTCGCTAATAACGCAGAAAATCGAAGCTCCGGCACAGCAAATTTGGCCGTTGGTCCGGAACTTCGACAACCCTAAAAAATACAAGCACTTCATCAAGAGCTGCAACATGAAAGGCGACGGCGGAGTTGGGAGCATAAGGGAGGTGACGGTGGTTTCGGGGCTCCCGGCGTCGACGAGCACCGAGAGGCTGGAGATTTTGGACGACGAGAAGCACATAATAAGCTTTAGAGTTATGGGAGGGGAGCACAGGCTTAATAACTATAGGTCGGTTACTTCGGTTAATGAGTTCGTTAATTGCGATGGTGAGGAGGGGAATAATCAGGTGTACTCGATTGTTTTGGAGTCGTATGTGGTGGACATACCAGGAGGGAACACCGGGGAGGATACAAAGATGTTTGTGGACACTGTGATCAAGTTGAACTTGCAAAAGCTTGGAGTGGTGGCTATGGCGGCGAATGTTGTGCATGGCAACACTGGAGGAGGACATGATCAATCATGA